One genomic window of Thalassolituus hydrocarboniclasticus includes the following:
- a CDS encoding EAL domain-containing response regulator: protein MSTSRDTLHLLLLTETQNDAESLVSLMRNSGSATRAHQITSLADLNEQLQEKSWDLLVAQPGANSISYEDLLKQIKRLNKDLPVILIAEEVDAMTMEAAIRLGACTIVPIDESNLLLLIIQRELRHLRARRELRTLEVRIRDAEKRCQNLLESSKDAVAYIHDGMHVYANQAYLELFGYASVEELEGMPIMDMVDSSGQASFKTFLKTYHADQGSNQELKTTGVNDKGQAFPMLMSFSAATYGDERCTQVVIRTNADNSELEAKLKEISSRDMMTGLYNKPYFNARLEEAVDRAVLKGAKGAVLYINIDHFGKIKSEIGINNADTVISEISNCLKSQVNDKILLARIGEDIFTLMLMGADAESALQFGERLRDKIEHLLIDIGNRTVTVTASIGLSLITENSSRPEDILQQSHHASDDVRKQPGHERGNGVHLYLPKEAGEIQQAADLQQTLADAVRNNSFRLLFQPMISLRGEETEHYETLLRLHQPNGDELSGGDFLNNADISDDLKRKIDRWVILHTTKLLGEHRAKGHNTRMFINLSGASLTDDTLPGWIGVAINAAKLPKGSVIFQFNEEDASRLLKQTQQFSHALMEKGIPAALSRFGCALNPMQTLKHLAVDYVKVDGSFTQELGQNPEAQNHLKTLLEGLHEEEKRTIVPLVESANSVASLWQLGVHFIQGYYVQPPQAAMSYNFSDENDE from the coding sequence ATGTCGACAAGTCGGGACACATTGCATCTGTTGTTGCTCACAGAAACCCAGAATGATGCCGAAAGTCTGGTGAGCCTGATGCGTAATTCCGGCAGCGCGACCCGCGCGCACCAAATTACCTCTCTGGCTGATCTGAATGAACAACTGCAGGAAAAATCCTGGGATCTTCTGGTTGCCCAGCCTGGTGCCAACAGCATCAGCTATGAAGACCTGCTGAAACAGATCAAGCGCCTGAATAAAGACCTGCCCGTTATTCTGATTGCGGAAGAAGTCGACGCCATGACCATGGAGGCAGCAATCCGCCTCGGCGCCTGCACCATAGTGCCCATCGATGAAAGCAATCTGCTGCTGCTGATCATTCAGCGCGAACTGCGCCACCTGCGTGCACGTCGCGAGTTACGCACCCTCGAAGTACGTATCCGCGATGCCGAAAAGCGTTGCCAGAACCTGCTCGAAAGCTCCAAAGACGCCGTCGCTTATATTCACGATGGTATGCACGTTTACGCCAATCAGGCCTATCTTGAGCTGTTTGGCTACGCTTCGGTTGAAGAACTGGAAGGGATGCCGATCATGGACATGGTCGACAGCTCCGGTCAGGCCAGCTTTAAAACCTTCCTGAAAACCTACCATGCTGATCAGGGAAGTAATCAGGAACTGAAAACCACCGGCGTCAACGATAAGGGTCAGGCCTTTCCGATGCTGATGAGCTTTTCCGCTGCAACCTACGGCGACGAACGTTGCACTCAGGTTGTTATCCGCACCAATGCCGATAACAGCGAGCTGGAAGCCAAGCTTAAAGAAATCAGCAGCCGCGACATGATGACCGGCCTGTACAACAAGCCATATTTTAACGCCCGCCTGGAAGAAGCGGTTGACCGTGCCGTCCTCAAAGGGGCGAAAGGCGCCGTGCTCTACATAAACATTGACCATTTCGGCAAAATCAAAAGCGAGATTGGCATCAACAATGCCGATACCGTGATCAGCGAAATCAGCAATTGCCTTAAGAGCCAGGTCAACGACAAGATTTTGCTGGCACGCATTGGTGAGGATATCTTCACCCTGATGCTGATGGGTGCAGATGCCGAATCGGCTTTGCAGTTTGGCGAGCGTCTGCGCGATAAAATCGAACACCTGCTGATCGATATCGGCAACCGTACTGTTACGGTCACTGCCAGTATCGGCCTGTCGCTGATCACCGAAAACAGCTCACGACCGGAAGACATTCTGCAGCAGTCGCACCATGCATCCGATGATGTGCGTAAGCAACCGGGTCACGAACGCGGTAATGGCGTTCACCTTTACCTGCCGAAAGAAGCAGGTGAGATTCAGCAGGCAGCCGACCTGCAGCAAACACTGGCGGATGCAGTACGTAACAACAGCTTCCGCCTGCTGTTCCAGCCGATGATCAGCCTGCGCGGTGAAGAAACCGAGCACTATGAAACATTGCTGCGCCTGCATCAGCCCAATGGCGATGAACTGTCCGGCGGTGATTTCCTGAATAATGCTGATATCAGCGATGACCTGAAGCGCAAGATTGACCGCTGGGTGATTCTGCACACCACGAAATTACTGGGTGAACACCGCGCCAAAGGACACAATACGCGTATGTTCATTAACCTGTCGGGAGCATCCCTGACAGACGACACTCTGCCAGGCTGGATTGGTGTCGCAATCAACGCCGCCAAGCTGCCAAAAGGGTCGGTGATTTTCCAGTTTAATGAAGAAGATGCCAGCCGCCTGCTGAAACAAACACAGCAATTCAGCCATGCGCTGATGGAAAAAGGCATTCCCGCTGCCCTCAGCCGTTTCGGCTGCGCACTGAACCCAATGCAGACCCTGAAGCACCTCGCGGTTGATTACGTTAAAGTCGACGGCTCCTTTACTCAGGAACTGGGACAGAATCCGGAAGCGCAGAATCACCTGAAGACCTTACTCGAAGGTCTGCACGAAGAAGAAAAACGCACCATTGTGCCATTGGTTGAAAGCGCCAACTCGGTTGCTTCACTGTGGCAGCTGGGCGTTCACTTTATCCAGGGTTATTACGTGCAACCGCCACAGGCTGCGATGAGCTACAACTTCAGTGATGAGAACGATGAATAA
- a CDS encoding GTPase, with protein MESPKTPIKLHIPTTPLAQPSFCAGNVESVTQWAKELPMANTGEAARQLYQAIRELNQWNTDPLLRFKVLEVVRPYIYSICTLLNKHFLQSSISLNDKQLKIANLSQALQGHLATGYKMVVAHSISRVAPADKPSKVVTLAIHRAISDTNQTILRAFQLYCQPPEHAWLEVNQLYLLAEMHKLLAFKVSDRQTRFLSTSTIQDVYIRAHLLGTAKPNNLRQQDLAQLYDASELWAEFASLSGADDESALFIINLHRDRPGQYRQHLRDAQKPLFRSLNTAQLVQALKHWAANPNGAHQITVPGKLSDNLLSHAIQSWGIHWQRSFRRAATEGQLRICIGLSATHYYSGGQQDFEKMLTSVKPKTLEGEVERSVDVGKASSEGDVWANAFDAGGARIAENTALNIDAIEFINKHKAQEESSDEVTTKYPAHQVDLINTSPGGYCIHWNGEVPASIQAGELLGIQERGVKHWSIGVIRWIRHLRDQGTQLGVELLAPKAEVGAARLLQKTGSNGPFMRALLLPAIKAIAQPATLLLPRIPFRTGNKVELMYPELQGRYQLTKRLTSTSSFSQFQFRSAGAASQAQSSGMQQTPELGEDDFDSIWNKL; from the coding sequence ATGGAAAGCCCAAAAACACCGATAAAACTGCACATTCCGACCACACCACTCGCGCAACCATCATTCTGCGCGGGTAATGTCGAGAGTGTTACACAGTGGGCTAAAGAATTACCGATGGCGAACACCGGTGAGGCCGCGCGTCAGTTATATCAGGCAATCCGTGAACTGAATCAATGGAATACCGACCCCTTACTGCGCTTTAAAGTGCTGGAAGTGGTGCGTCCCTACATCTATTCCATCTGCACCCTGCTGAATAAACATTTTCTGCAGTCGTCCATATCACTGAACGATAAGCAGCTGAAAATCGCCAACCTCAGTCAGGCGCTGCAGGGGCATCTGGCCACCGGCTATAAGATGGTTGTCGCGCACAGCATCAGCCGCGTTGCACCAGCCGATAAGCCATCAAAAGTCGTTACTCTGGCAATCCACCGCGCAATTTCCGATACCAATCAGACCATACTGCGTGCTTTCCAACTCTATTGTCAGCCACCGGAGCACGCCTGGCTGGAAGTGAACCAGCTCTATCTGCTGGCCGAAATGCACAAGCTGCTTGCTTTTAAAGTCAGCGATCGCCAGACCCGTTTTTTATCCACATCCACCATTCAGGATGTGTATATCCGCGCTCATCTGCTGGGGACCGCGAAACCGAACAACCTGCGTCAACAGGACCTGGCTCAGCTATACGATGCCAGCGAATTATGGGCAGAGTTTGCTTCACTGTCAGGCGCCGACGATGAAAGCGCCCTGTTTATTATTAACCTGCACCGTGACCGTCCGGGGCAGTACCGTCAGCATCTGCGTGACGCTCAGAAACCGTTATTCCGCAGCCTGAATACCGCGCAACTGGTACAGGCGCTGAAACACTGGGCTGCCAACCCGAATGGCGCCCATCAGATCACGGTTCCCGGCAAACTCAGCGATAACCTTTTGTCCCATGCCATTCAGTCCTGGGGCATTCACTGGCAGCGCTCCTTCCGCCGTGCAGCAACTGAAGGCCAGCTGCGTATTTGTATCGGACTTTCTGCAACCCACTATTACAGCGGTGGTCAGCAGGATTTCGAAAAAATGCTGACATCTGTTAAACCCAAGACTCTGGAAGGCGAGGTTGAACGCAGCGTTGATGTCGGTAAAGCCAGCAGCGAAGGCGATGTCTGGGCAAATGCATTCGATGCCGGCGGCGCCCGTATTGCCGAAAATACCGCACTGAATATTGATGCCATTGAATTCATCAATAAACACAAAGCGCAGGAAGAAAGCAGTGACGAAGTCACCACAAAATACCCTGCACATCAGGTCGACCTGATCAACACCAGTCCGGGTGGTTATTGCATTCACTGGAACGGAGAAGTACCGGCCAGTATTCAGGCAGGCGAACTGCTGGGTATTCAGGAGCGCGGGGTCAAACACTGGTCGATTGGTGTTATCCGCTGGATCCGCCACCTGCGTGATCAGGGAACCCAGCTTGGGGTTGAACTGTTAGCTCCGAAGGCCGAAGTTGGTGCTGCGCGGCTGTTGCAGAAAACCGGCAGTAACGGTCCGTTTATGAGAGCCCTGCTGCTGCCTGCCATCAAAGCCATTGCTCAGCCAGCGACTTTACTGTTACCCCGCATCCCTTTCCGCACCGGCAACAAGGTGGAATTAATGTATCCTGAATTGCAGGGGCGTTATCAGCTGACCAAACGACTGACATCAACCAGCAGTTTCAGTCAGTTCCAGTTCCGCAGTGCCGGCGCCGCCAGTCAGGCGCAATCTTCAGGTATGCAACAGACTCCGGAACTGGGCGAAGATGATTTTGATTCCATCTGGAACAAACTCTGA
- the epmB gene encoding EF-P beta-lysylation protein EpmB translates to MPIITRSAAAVEGEDWQQILAQAFRRPQELLEYLNLPLSEMPERLQACREFSMLVPRTYAALMQSGDAADPLLLQVLPQATENEHKPGYITDPLAEKDTNIQPGIIHKYRGRVLLLATSGCAVNCRYCFRRHFAYGENRIGRKQWAEALSYVAADTSISEVILSGGDPLLLQDDALQELVMLTEAIPHVRRLRIHSRLPVVIPQRLTPALQSLLSNSRLQVSMVLHINHPTELSDALRQPLQALRQNGITLLNQAVLLRKVNDNLGILSDLSERLFEFGVLPYYLHLLDPVRGAHHFDLSEQEAVLLYRQLLAELPGYLVPRLVREEAGKANKSPINLDR, encoded by the coding sequence TTGCCTATCATAACGCGATCTGCCGCCGCTGTTGAGGGCGAAGACTGGCAGCAGATTCTGGCCCAGGCATTCCGCCGTCCTCAGGAACTGCTGGAATACCTCAATCTGCCACTGTCAGAGATGCCCGAGCGCCTGCAGGCCTGCCGGGAATTCAGCATGCTGGTACCCCGGACCTATGCCGCACTGATGCAAAGCGGCGACGCCGCCGATCCCCTGTTATTGCAGGTACTGCCGCAGGCTACGGAAAACGAACACAAACCGGGCTATATCACCGACCCGCTGGCGGAAAAAGACACCAATATCCAGCCAGGAATTATTCACAAATACCGCGGCCGGGTACTGCTGCTGGCCACCAGTGGCTGTGCCGTTAACTGCCGCTATTGTTTCCGCCGCCACTTTGCCTATGGTGAAAACCGCATCGGCCGCAAACAGTGGGCAGAAGCTCTGAGCTATGTTGCAGCCGATACCAGCATCAGCGAAGTGATCCTCAGCGGCGGTGATCCGCTGTTGCTGCAGGACGACGCTCTGCAGGAACTGGTCATGCTGACAGAAGCCATTCCCCATGTGCGCCGCCTGCGTATTCACAGCCGCCTGCCGGTCGTGATTCCGCAGCGCCTGACACCGGCACTGCAAAGCCTGCTGAGTAACAGCCGCCTGCAGGTCAGCATGGTTTTGCATATCAACCACCCGACCGAACTCAGTGACGCCCTGCGCCAGCCATTACAGGCACTGCGCCAAAATGGCATCACCCTGCTGAACCAGGCCGTTTTACTGAGAAAAGTGAACGACAACCTCGGTATTCTGTCTGATTTAAGCGAACGGTTGTTTGAATTTGGGGTGCTGCCTTATTACCTTCACCTGCTTGATCCCGTGCGGGGGGCTCATCACTTTGACCTGAGCGAGCAAGAGGCCGTTTTACTGTACCGGCAATTGCTGGCAGAACTACCCGGTTATCTGGTTCCGCGCCTGGTTCGTGAAGAGGCTGGCAAAGCCAACAAGTCCCCAATCAACCTCGACAGGTAA
- the efp gene encoding elongation factor P, which yields MANYSTNEFKSGLKVMLDGEPCSILDNEYVKPGKGQAFNRVKLRNLRNGRVVEKTFKSGDSLEGADVMELEMEYLYNDGEFWHFMATDGSFEQHAASQEALGDTVKWLKEQEIYTITLFNGAVLTVAPPNFVELEVVETDPGLKGDTAQGGNKPATLTTGAVVKVPLFINIGDKLRIDTRSGDYVSRA from the coding sequence ATGGCGAATTATTCTACCAACGAATTTAAATCAGGTCTTAAAGTCATGCTGGATGGCGAGCCCTGTTCCATTCTGGATAACGAATACGTTAAGCCGGGTAAAGGCCAGGCGTTTAACCGCGTTAAATTGCGCAATCTGCGTAATGGCCGTGTGGTGGAAAAAACCTTCAAATCGGGTGATTCGCTGGAAGGCGCCGATGTGATGGAACTGGAGATGGAATATCTCTACAACGACGGCGAATTCTGGCATTTCATGGCCACCGACGGTTCTTTTGAACAGCATGCTGCCTCGCAGGAAGCGCTGGGCGATACTGTGAAGTGGCTGAAAGAACAGGAAATCTACACCATCACTCTGTTCAACGGTGCTGTACTGACCGTCGCTCCACCAAACTTTGTTGAGCTGGAAGTGGTGGAAACCGATCCGGGACTGAAAGGCGATACCGCTCAGGGTGGCAACAAGCCGGCCACGCTGACCACCGGTGCTGTGGTTAAAGTGCCGCTGTTTATCAATATCGGTGACAAGCTGCGTATCGACACCCGCAGCGGCGACTACGTCAGCCGCGCCTGA
- the epmA gene encoding EF-P lysine aminoacylase EpmA has translation MNWQPSAAMHALRARARVNQQIRQFFAARDVLEVETPVLASAPVSDPNIEPMCTSEQRWLQTSPEYAMKRLLCAGSGDIFQIARVFRRGEAGRRHNPEFSMLEWYRVGFDHRQLMDEVAELVTQLLSARYPHLPRLNLSYGEAMNRYAGLEVHAAGDEQIAVLGRQLAGQDLQLSRDGWLDVIMSHQVEPSLPADTLVFIDDFPASQAALARVSNNADGVAVAQRFELYFNGAELANGYYELTDAEEQRRRFAQEAGGRPIDEYLLAALKHGLPDCAGVAMGLDRLLMVIQDSGNIADVLSFDWSRA, from the coding sequence ATGAACTGGCAACCTTCTGCCGCAATGCATGCGCTGCGTGCCCGTGCCCGGGTAAATCAACAAATCCGGCAGTTTTTTGCTGCCCGCGATGTACTCGAAGTCGAAACCCCGGTCCTGGCCTCAGCACCAGTCTCAGATCCGAATATCGAGCCCATGTGCACCAGCGAGCAGCGCTGGCTGCAGACTTCGCCTGAATATGCGATGAAGCGTCTGTTGTGTGCCGGCAGTGGCGATATTTTTCAGATTGCGCGGGTATTCCGTCGAGGTGAAGCCGGGCGGCGGCATAATCCGGAATTCAGCATGCTGGAATGGTACCGGGTAGGCTTTGATCACCGACAGTTAATGGATGAAGTTGCTGAGCTTGTGACGCAGTTATTGTCGGCCCGTTACCCGCACCTGCCACGGCTTAACCTGAGCTATGGCGAGGCCATGAACCGTTATGCCGGGCTGGAAGTTCATGCTGCCGGTGATGAGCAGATTGCTGTTCTGGGCCGGCAACTGGCGGGGCAGGACCTGCAGCTCAGTCGCGATGGCTGGCTGGATGTGATTATGAGTCATCAGGTGGAACCTTCTCTGCCGGCGGATACTCTGGTGTTTATCGACGACTTTCCTGCTTCACAGGCGGCATTGGCACGGGTCAGTAACAACGCTGACGGTGTCGCGGTGGCACAGCGTTTCGAGTTGTATTTCAACGGTGCTGAGCTGGCCAATGGGTATTATGAGCTGACTGATGCGGAAGAACAGCGGCGGCGTTTTGCACAGGAAGCCGGCGGCCGTCCGATTGATGAATATTTGCTGGCGGCACTGAAGCATGGCTTGCCAGACTGTGCCGGCGTGGCAATGGGACTGGACCGTTTATTAATGGTGATTCAGGACAGCGGCAATATTGCCGATGTACTGAGTTTTGACTGGAGCCGTGCCTGA
- a CDS encoding GNAT family N-acetyltransferase translates to MYIDTASTSDISALCDLASLLNEQEGDFFGQRTQQVRRLGNLLLAKDHALVLCIRDQDDIIAMLTLNSLNPGNDEPAIMLLNEIVVLPAYRGQGAGSTLLQGAINHARQAGWKQIVVRLTDISPLTEQLLSRFGFSQTAVQGMVLNLNSNQTAQSVA, encoded by the coding sequence ATGTACATTGATACCGCTTCAACGTCCGATATTTCAGCCCTGTGTGATCTGGCTTCATTGCTGAATGAGCAGGAAGGTGACTTTTTCGGCCAGCGCACACAGCAGGTGCGTCGCCTGGGAAATCTGCTGCTGGCGAAGGATCATGCACTGGTTCTCTGCATCCGCGATCAGGATGACATCATTGCCATGCTCACCCTGAACAGCCTTAACCCCGGCAACGACGAGCCAGCTATTATGTTGCTGAATGAAATCGTGGTTCTGCCTGCCTACCGTGGCCAGGGAGCCGGCAGCACCCTGCTGCAGGGCGCGATCAATCACGCCAGGCAGGCGGGTTGGAAGCAAATTGTTGTCCGTCTGACCGACATCAGCCCACTGACAGAACAATTGCTTTCACGCTTTGGTTTCAGCCAGACAGCCGTTCAGGGCATGGTACTGAACCTGAACAGCAATCAGACCGCACAGTCTGTTGCCTGA
- the asd gene encoding archaetidylserine decarboxylase (Phosphatidylserine decarboxylase is synthesized as a single chain precursor. Generation of the pyruvoyl active site from a Ser is coupled to cleavage of a Gly-Ser bond between the larger (beta) and smaller (alpha chains). It is an integral membrane protein.) yields MSFKDQAFIGAQYLLPQHLLSRAVGWLASCETSWIKNPLIRAFIDQYDVNMNEAQRKTAEEFRCFNDFFTRELEDGARTIASGDDVIVSPADGAVSQLGPIENGRIFQAKGQDYSLIELLGGDTQRAEPFMGGEFATIYLSPKDYHRVHMPVTGTLREVVYVPGDLFSVNKTTAENVPRLFARNERLVAIFDTEHGPMAMVLVGAMIVAAIETVWAGLITPPKRQLKVTDFTNPQPVTLQKGEEMGRFLLGSTVVLCFGKDKIDWLDQLKADSPLRMGEAIAKAD; encoded by the coding sequence ATGTCATTTAAAGATCAAGCCTTTATCGGCGCCCAGTATCTGTTACCACAACACCTGCTATCCCGTGCTGTTGGCTGGCTGGCCAGCTGTGAAACCAGCTGGATCAAAAATCCGCTGATCCGTGCCTTTATCGATCAGTACGACGTCAACATGAACGAAGCGCAGCGTAAAACCGCCGAGGAATTCCGCTGCTTTAACGACTTCTTCACGCGCGAGCTGGAAGACGGCGCACGCACCATCGCCAGCGGTGATGATGTGATTGTTTCTCCGGCCGATGGTGCGGTGTCCCAGCTGGGGCCAATTGAAAACGGCCGTATTTTCCAGGCTAAAGGTCAGGATTACTCGCTGATCGAACTGCTTGGTGGTGACACCCAGCGCGCAGAACCCTTTATGGGCGGCGAGTTCGCGACTATTTACCTGTCGCCAAAGGATTATCACCGCGTGCATATGCCAGTGACCGGCACGCTGCGTGAAGTGGTTTATGTGCCGGGCGACCTGTTTTCAGTGAACAAAACCACCGCCGAAAATGTTCCGCGTCTGTTTGCCCGTAATGAGCGTCTGGTTGCCATCTTCGATACCGAGCATGGCCCGATGGCGATGGTGCTGGTTGGTGCCATGATTGTGGCCGCGATTGAAACCGTCTGGGCCGGACTGATTACCCCGCCGAAACGTCAGCTGAAAGTCACCGACTTCACTAACCCGCAGCCAGTCACGCTGCAGAAAGGTGAAGAAATGGGTCGCTTCCTGCTCGGTTCGACCGTTGTCCTGTGCTTCGGCAAGGACAAAATCGACTGGCTGGATCAGCTCAAAGCCGACTCGCCGCTGCGCATGGGCGAAGCCATCGCCAAGGCCGACTGA
- a CDS encoding sulfurtransferase: MADFPLLLEPEALAAQLPLTPAQGKVLIIEQAKYEDYLQQHIPGAVHLDFKRLQCSGQPAPGKLPPVEQLSEVFSELGLTADTHVICSDDEGGGWAGRLIWVLDMIGHQHYSYLNGGIVAWRAAGLPTESGEHKVQASGYQVGALHHEFALDKEQIIARIGQPDFAIWDARSAAEYSGEKVISQRGGHIPGAVNYEWTLGMDKSRGLRINELNGFRQLLAEMGIDSSKEIATHCQTHHRSGFTYLVGKILGLNIKGYAGSWSEWGNDPATPVSTGSQP, from the coding sequence ATGGCAGATTTTCCTCTGTTGCTGGAACCGGAAGCGCTGGCGGCGCAATTACCCCTGACGCCGGCCCAGGGCAAAGTCCTGATCATTGAGCAGGCTAAATACGAAGATTACCTGCAACAGCACATTCCCGGTGCCGTGCATCTGGATTTCAAACGCCTGCAATGCAGCGGCCAGCCGGCTCCCGGCAAGTTGCCGCCGGTTGAGCAGCTGTCTGAAGTATTCAGTGAACTGGGGCTGACCGCGGATACCCATGTTATCTGCTCCGACGATGAAGGCGGCGGCTGGGCCGGACGTCTGATCTGGGTGCTGGATATGATCGGTCACCAGCACTATTCCTATCTGAACGGCGGCATTGTTGCCTGGCGTGCAGCCGGCCTGCCGACCGAAAGTGGTGAACATAAAGTACAGGCGTCCGGCTATCAGGTGGGCGCACTGCACCATGAATTTGCACTGGATAAAGAGCAGATTATCGCCCGTATCGGCCAGCCGGATTTTGCCATCTGGGATGCCCGCTCAGCGGCGGAATACAGCGGCGAAAAAGTAATTTCACAACGCGGCGGACATATCCCCGGCGCGGTGAACTACGAGTGGACGCTGGGAATGGATAAATCCCGCGGTCTGCGCATTAACGAACTGAACGGCTTCCGTCAGTTACTGGCAGAGATGGGCATCGATAGCAGCAAAGAAATCGCCACCCACTGTCAGACCCATCACCGTTCCGGCTTTACCTATCTGGTCGGAAAAATTCTTGGCCTGAACATCAAAGGCTATGCCGGCTCCTGGTCCGAATGGGGCAACGACCCGGCCACTCCTGTCAGCACTGGCAGCCAACCCTGA
- a CDS encoding HDOD domain-containing protein — protein MTHLSIAKPPATLWQALAECHDFPVLEESRERIRQQMHNRSVSFEDLASSVERDPALCLHLLRLSVERHPGCNEQISGAASCLSLLGMQELVKLMKQLPVVSADTEDPAAQLYRNALLTAQLAGNLAALWAASKGNTSVSYARWSTMLSSAPLWLALLHYPQAQNWLHLLGRGYELGESTRAVFGNQLPAIQKLNKQLSLPVMAAALFNKENWPSAEQWRVLRHHDPRDLDNQRPLLHHCQQPAMISLMANSLAWHWHIAPDGRHSKRWQTLVSHWLGKPEHMLQPELRQLQVQTSKQQHSGIATGLQLLLSPQPTVHTYPWIETENAAPKQPMSGEQAQPDHQRRATPAVNAEPQERHSDDKYMKKLLRQLQQEPDSFGDWHYLMRGMLKGVCAGIGLSSACIALLNKDRTVLKVFYVEGMSEQAPMRRFAVDMRKPSLFSKLLEKQASLLLNRDNRQRFLQHLPPATCELIPAQTMMMSIDAGAAPIGVMMGFAAEHQPELSQAEYISFKNLCQVSSQSLAILKTNTEKKRRAAGNNSQ, from the coding sequence ATGACACACTTATCGATAGCAAAACCACCGGCAACGCTCTGGCAGGCACTCGCAGAGTGTCATGACTTTCCTGTTCTGGAGGAATCGCGTGAGCGTATCCGCCAGCAAATGCATAACCGCAGCGTCAGCTTTGAAGACCTCGCCAGTTCGGTTGAGCGCGATCCGGCGCTCTGCCTGCATTTATTACGCCTTAGCGTGGAGCGCCATCCCGGCTGCAACGAGCAGATTTCAGGAGCTGCCAGCTGCCTGTCTCTGCTGGGTATGCAGGAACTGGTAAAGCTTATGAAGCAACTACCGGTAGTTTCGGCCGATACAGAAGATCCCGCCGCTCAGCTGTACCGCAATGCACTGTTAACGGCCCAACTGGCGGGTAATCTGGCGGCGTTATGGGCCGCCAGTAAAGGTAATACCTCCGTCAGCTATGCCCGCTGGAGCACCATGCTGAGCTCTGCTCCGCTATGGCTGGCACTGCTGCATTACCCACAGGCACAGAACTGGCTGCATTTGCTTGGCCGCGGGTATGAGTTGGGCGAAAGCACCCGCGCTGTTTTCGGCAACCAGCTCCCTGCCATACAGAAACTGAATAAACAGCTGTCACTGCCGGTTATGGCCGCAGCTTTATTTAATAAAGAAAACTGGCCAAGTGCTGAACAATGGCGGGTTTTGCGTCATCACGACCCCCGTGATCTGGACAATCAGCGCCCATTACTGCATCACTGCCAACAGCCGGCGATGATCAGTCTGATGGCCAACAGCCTCGCCTGGCACTGGCATATAGCCCCTGACGGTCGTCACAGCAAACGCTGGCAAACCCTGGTCAGCCATTGGCTGGGTAAACCTGAGCACATGCTGCAACCGGAACTGCGCCAATTGCAGGTACAAACCAGCAAGCAACAGCACAGCGGCATTGCTACCGGGCTGCAGCTGCTGCTCAGCCCGCAACCAACCGTCCACACATACCCCTGGATTGAGACAGAAAATGCCGCACCCAAGCAGCCCATGTCCGGGGAGCAAGCACAGCCTGATCATCAACGCAGGGCAACACCTGCCGTCAATGCAGAGCCGCAAGAGCGTCACAGCGACGATAAATACATGAAGAAACTGTTGCGCCAGCTGCAACAGGAACCCGACAGTTTCGGCGACTGGCACTATCTGATGCGCGGTATGCTGAAAGGGGTCTGCGCAGGTATCGGTCTGTCCAGCGCCTGTATTGCCCTGCTGAATAAAGACAGAACGGTTCTGAAAGTATTCTATGTTGAAGGCATGAGCGAGCAGGCGCCGATGCGGCGCTTTGCGGTCGATATGCGCAAGCCTTCACTGTTCAGCAAGCTGCTGGAAAAACAAGCCAGCCTGCTGCTTAACCGCGATAACCGCCAGCGCTTTCTGCAACATCTGCCACCGGCCACCTGCGAGCTGATTCCGGCCCAGACCATGATGATGTCGATTGATGCCGGAGCAGCGCCCATTGGCGTAATGATGGGCTTTGCTGCTGAGCATCAGCCGGAATTATCCCAGGCGGAATACATCAGCTTTAAAAACCTCTGCCAGGTATCCAGCCAGAGTCTGGCAATCCTGAAAACCAACACCGAAAAAAAGCGCCGCGCTGCCGGAAACAACAGCCAGTAA